DNA sequence from the Perca flavescens isolate YP-PL-M2 chromosome 3, PFLA_1.0, whole genome shotgun sequence genome:
attacctcAGAGCTCTGATAAAATAACCCCAAAATAATAAACCAAAGTCCATCTACCCGGGtagtatgtttttttaaagtgtggtGAGATCTCGCACTTATCTGTACGATGCAAAGAAGAAATGGTGAGTAGAAGCAGTCCATGTTGCAGGCAAGATGATCATCCACGCCCTCTGCTCCTCTGCCTTGTGTGTCCAATGGCGAACACGTCCAATGgaactccctctctctctctccctctctctcgttctctctctttctcgttctctctctcaaaTCATGCATAAAAAAAACCAACCTGCAGGGCAATATTCAAATACTTTCTCAATAACTACCAGATCTGGGAATCTCTTAATCATGAATTGTAGTAACTTAAATTCTTATTTTCACTACACACATGAAACTCAAGCACTAGCATACCAAGTAGTAACATAGCTTCAACATAGCATGGAATAGCACTTCAAATCATTAAACTCATGTTCAACtccgattgtttttttttaacttacgcagtacacataaatacattttcacacaatgcATTAAACAACTGAATTAACAGCAGAAAAATAGAGCTAACTTTGCGTGCTTGACTCGGTAAAACACATCTATCACACTATGTCTGCTAGTAACACAACGGACGAACACGTGTAAAACATTCACCGGAGAAAAGGATAGAAGTAAATAAACTTGTCATAAATTCAaccccttttctctgcttttccttCCTTAGAAGTAGGTTTCGTGAGAAAAACACTTCTTAAACTAGCTCttaagtgttatttttttaaactttgttcACTCACTGTGGAAAATCTAAACATGGCTTCAGCTCACTattgttctgttgttttttttccttatttttttcccttattttcttcttcttcactctaAAAATCAGTGTAGCAGTTTTCCCACTATGCAGCGCCACCACTGCCACCTACTGGACAAATATGGTGTGCAAAGAAAATAGAACCACAAGTAATCAAGAATAcattaacataacataatatcaAGCTAGAAATAACCTAATCCTGTTTGTAGGCTATTTTCGAGTGGGTTACATCAGcttattaaatttaaattggATGGTAACATTGCTGCAGTCTGTGGTGTTATAAAGATGTGTTCTGTTGTTAATGATGAACTTATGTTGTGATTGTGCTGTTGTTTCAtgacatcttttttttgtttggtgtCTTTTATCGCTCTCTATTTGATCTACTATCATCTCTCCAGACTCTGTCAGGCTGGTGaatgggaccagtctgtgctcAGGCAGACTGGAGGTGAAGACTACCCAGTCTACCCAGAGGtggtcctcagtgtgtgaaGCTGACTTTGACCAGCAGGATGCAGAGGTGGTGTGTAGGGAGCTTGGCTGTGGGGCTCCTTCAGTCCTCCAGGGGGTGCTCTATGGAGAAGTGGAGGCTTCAATGAGGACCAAAGAGTTCCATTGTGGAGGCCATGAGTCTTCTCTCATGGACTGTAAAAGCTCAGGCTCAGATGGAAACACCTGCTCATCTGGAAAAGCTGTTGggctcacctgctcaggtagaAGAGGAGCAGCTTTGATTTGGTCATTTCTGTTCAAATTCACTTTATTCTTTTGCGGACGACTCTTGTTTCTGTTCAGAACCAGTCAGGTTGGTGGGAGGACTCAGTCGCTGTACAGGATCACTGGAGGTGAAACATCAGGGAGACTGGAGACCAGTGATTGTCTCTGGCTGGACCATGAAGGTGGCAGCTGTTGCATGCAGAGAGCTGGGCTGTCCTTCTCCTGTTTCTGTAGAACGGAGGAAAGAGTACTCAGTCCGATCTGTTTGGATGATTAGCTCTGACTGTGTTCAGTCTGGATCTACTCTGAGGGAGTGTGCAGAGTCAGATTCCTATTCCTCCATCCTTTATATCATCTGCTCAGGTAATGACACAATCTATGACATCATGTATGACAGAAATACCTGCCTGCCTTTCAAAATACCTGCCTGCCGAAATGCTTAACTTCTTATCTGCATTGGCGAGCTGCCTACCGAAATGCatgcctgcctgtcaaactgctAAACTGCCTGCGGAACTGCCAGCCTGCGGAACTGCCTGCTGAACTATCTGCCGAACTGCCTTCCTACCTGCTGAACTGGAATTATTGTCTCCATGTCCACATGGACATTTCACTGCCACTGTTCATTCCCTGTAAGCTATGTTGCTTTTGAAATTATGTATTGTATAAAGTATTGAGTGTTTtctataatgttttactttAAATGGTCAGAGAGGCTGTTTGTAAATTTTTCCATGCGCCCAGTAATGTCACTACAGCTAATATCATTAGACATTTCAGCAGCAAAACTAACTGTAGTTATAAACTTGAGCGAGGAAACAGAACTAGACCTTTATAGCTTCTGAAATAATTCTAATGAAGTTGCTGTTTCTCTCTGGGGACACTATTAAAGCCGACAGAAGCTCTGCTAGGTTCATATTTTAGATAAAGTTAAAAATATATTCCttgtaaatgtattatttcaCCCACCCACTATTAATCAGAATGTTAATATGATCAGACCAGTCAATATTAcctctctccttcttctccactctctctgtgtcaCACCTCTTAGTTTACATGCCACAGGTAAAAACAGGCAGAGCAGAGGATACATCAGTGTATCCTCGATTATAGCTCCTCCCGGAAACCTCCTTGTTCTTTTATCCTCGCTCCTCAATGTGCGTTTTAGCAATTGGGACGTGGCTAATAGTGGTAGCCACCATGCTAATGGCATTGATAACTAAGCAAAAGAGTGCTGTCACTAATATTTTAGAGGGTATAAGAAACCGGTTTCTTGCATCCTTGATTTGCAGCCAGTCTGTCACTCCCTCTCTGCTAGCGTTACTAAGTCTCTACCGTAGCTTTGTGCTCTTGGATCTCACGATGGCTGAATCTCACTTCCCTTAAAATACATCCACAATTCCTTCCTGTGCCTCCTCTCACtccctcccaccgaggaagCATGGGGGAGAGGAAGGAAATCCtgcgaggagagaggaaatgaggagatgtgtttttagagggatgatgagacgtcctttcctctgaagtgtCATGTGAATTTGTGAGGCATTATGGGTGAAGCTAGCAACGGCTTTCTGCAgcacggcttccaggaaggctgctctcctgtttcctcgctcatagctcctcagagatcctcGCTCCCCAGGGCAAGAATAAGAGACCGCCTTTACCAAGGAGGCCCAGAACAACTTCTGGTTTAACTGTGTAGCTGTCAAATGACAGAAGTGAGattcatatatatgtatatgggGACAGAGTATGTTTGGTAACCCTGCTATAACCCTGCTTATTAGCTTATAAGAGTGATAGGTGTAAGCGATATGTGTCCATGTTAAAGTGATTTTAGATTTCAGGTCCCTACAGTTTGTGTTAACTGGGAGCTGTTGGACTCATGATGTTGTGTGATGTGATATCTCTCCATGTGTTTGATCAGATCTGAGGCCTTTTATCATCAGAGCGGTTGTCCTACTGCTGACTTTGCTGTTGGTGAACGCTGCTTTTTGCTTCTACTATAAGGTACGAAAACATGCCTGTTGTTTAGACAACTGGTCCCCAACCTGGATGTTGCAAGGCCCTATTCATTTTAAGGGGTGTAAGACAACTTTTTAAACCAACTAAATATTATGTAAACACATTATAACAGCGTTCACACAGCCAAGTAAACGTTAGCGACAGACATTTAAGAACCATGAACAGCAATCACAGCATTTTGGAAATCACCACCACAAACAAGCAATATtgttaataaat
Encoded proteins:
- the LOC114552227 gene encoding scavenger receptor cysteine-rich type 1 protein M130-like encodes the protein MQRRNDSVRLVNGTSLCSGRLEVKTTQSTQRWSSVCEADFDQQDAEVVCRELGCGAPSVLQGVLYGEVEASMRTKEFHCGGHESSLMDCKSSGSDGNTCSSGKAVGLTCSEPVRLVGGLSRCTGSLEVKHQGDWRPVIVSGWTMKVAAVACRELGCPSPVSVERRKEYSVRSVWMISSDCVQSGSTLRECAESDSYSSILYIICSARGKIINSCAVMSLQASRGQQTDIQESIELHDYNLGVAAVEGEPTEEEGAQGAE